The proteins below come from a single Panicum hallii strain FIL2 chromosome 7, PHallii_v3.1, whole genome shotgun sequence genomic window:
- the LOC112900199 gene encoding probable methyltransferase PMT13 isoform X2 yields the protein MGLLSSLPPHRRGGVLSGGWQWSFLDVVWAVFLLAVVVFLALVFTPRRGGGDPLSVARSGGAAAVPPCAASEVDLLPCEDPRRSSRLSREMNYYRERHCPARGEAPACLVPPPSGYRVPVPWPESLHKIWHDNMPYGKIAERKGHQGWMKHEGAYFIFPGGGTMFPDGAEQYIEKLSQYVPLKTGVLRTGLDMGCGVASFGGFLLKENIMTLSFAPKDSHKSQIQFSLERGIPAFLLMLGTRRLPFPAQSFDFVHCSRCLIPFTAYNGSYLIEVDRLLRPGGYLIISGPPVRWKKQEKEWDELQVMAGALCYKLMTVDGNTAIWKKPAEASCLPNQNEFGLDLCSTNDDPDEAWYFKLKKCVGKVSMVEEIAIGSIPRWPDRLSKPSARASLINNGANLFEVDTQKWVRRVSYYKKSLGVKLGTTHIRNVMDMNAFLGGFAAAIVSDPVWVMNVVPARKPLTLGVIYDRGLIGVYHDWCEPFSTYPRTYDLIHADAIDSLINNPISGTSSMCSRC from the exons ATGGGGCTCCTCAGCTCGCTGCCGCCGCACCGCCGGGGCGGCGTCCTCTCCGGCGGCTGGCAGTGGTCGTTCCTCGACGTCGTCTGGGCGGTCTTCCTCCTCGCCGTGGTCGTCTTCCTCGCGCTCGTCTTCACGCCGCGCCGCGGGGGCGGGGACCCGCTCTCCGTCGCCCGCTCCGGTGGCGCCGCGGCGGTGCCGCCGTGCGCCGCCTCGGAGGTCGACCTCCTCCCCTGCGAGGACCCGCGCCGAAGCTCCCGCCTCAGCCGCGAGATGAACTACTACCGCGAGCGCCACTGCCCCGCGCGTGGCGAGGCGCCCGCCTGCCTCGTCCCGCCGCCCAGCGGCTACCGCGTCCCCGTGCCCTGGCCCGAGAGCCTCCACAAG ATCTGGCATGACAACATGCCTTATGGTAAGATTGCTGAAAGAAAAGGTCATCAAGGGTGGATGAAGCATGAAGGTGCATACTTTATTTTTCCTGGTGGTGGGACTATGTTCCCTGATGGAGCTGAACAGTACATCGAAAAGCTTAGCCAGTATGTTCCACTGAAAACTGGTGTCCTCAGGACAGGTCTTGATATGGGATGTGGG GTTGCCAGCTTTGGAGGGTTTTTGCTTAAGGAGAATATCATGACACTTTCATTTGCACCAAAAGATTCTCATAAATCCCAAATACAATTTTCTTTGGAGAGAGGAATCCCAGCATTTCTTTTGATGTTGGGCACACGTCGTCTTCCATTTCCAGCACAGTCCTTTGATTTTGTCCATTGCTCCCGGTGTTTGATACCTTTTACTGCCTATA ATGGATCTTATTTGATTGAAGTTGACCGTTTACTTAGACCAGGGGGGTATCTAATCATATCGGGTCCCCCTGTGAGATGGAAGAAGCAGGAGAAGGAATGGGATGAACTTCAAGTAATGGCAGGAGCTTTGTGCTACAAATTGATGACTGTAGATGGTAATACTGCCATTTGGAAGAAACCCGCTGAGGCTTCATGTCTTCCTAACCAAAATGAATTTGGCCTAGATCTGTGTAGCACCAATGATGATCCAGATGAAGCATG GTACTTCAAGTTGAAGAAATGTGTCGGTAAAGTTTCTATGGTGGAAGAAATAGCTATTGGTTCCATTCCAAGGTGGCCAGATAGGCTATCTAAACCTTCTGCTAGGGCATCGCTTATCAACAATGGAGCAAACTTGTTTGAAGTAGATACTCAGAAGTGGGTGAGGAGAGTATCATATTATAAAAAATCACTTGGTGTCAAGCTTGGGACCACACACATACGCAATGTCATGGATATGAATGCGTTCCTCGGAGGTTTCGCAGCCGCTATAGTGTCTGATCCTGTATGGGTTATGAATGTTGTTCCTGCTCGAAAACCATTGACACTTGGAGTTATTTATGATAGGGGCCTTATTGGGGTTTATCACGACTG GTGTGAACCATTCTCAACATATCCTCGAACTTATGATCTCATTCATGCTGATGCAATCGACTCCTTGATAAACAATCCAATTTCAGGCACTAGCAG CATGTGCTCCAGGTGCTAA
- the LOC112900200 gene encoding RHOMBOID-like protein 2 gives MSNPDVEAGGPARAAPATTGIKPPPGRYNMASNGNGNGSGNASYVPPSPFYYDNAAAHERHHWSWLVPLVVIANVAMFVVVMFANNCPRGGGDCVGRGFLRRFSFQPLKENPLLGPSAATLQKYGALDWYKVVHGSQAWRLESCTWLHAGLIHLLANMISLIFIGVRLEQQFGFWKVGLVYLVSGFGGSVLSVLFIRKGVSVGASGALFGLLGAMLSELITNWTIYTNRFAAMVNLIIIAAINLALGILPHVDNFAHIGGFATGFLLGFVLLIQPQFGWLEQPFGAKSKSKYKAYQIILLLLALVLLAAGFAVGLVMVFRGENGNDHCSWCHYLTCVPTSSWKCDN, from the exons ATGTCGAACCCCGACGTGGAGGCGGGCGgcccggcgcgggcggcgccggcgacgacggGGATCAAGCCGCCGCCGGGGCGGTACAACATGGCCAGCAACGGCAACGGCAACGGCAGCGGCAACGCGTCGTacgtgccgccgtcgccgttcTACTACGACAACGCGGCGGCGCACGAGCGGCACCACTGGTCGTGGCTCGTGCCGCTGGTGGTGATCGCCAACGTGGCCATGTTCGTCGTGGTCATGTTCGCCAACAACtgcccgcgcggcggcggggactgCGTCGGCCGGGGCTTCCtccgccgcttctccttccaGCCGCTCAAGGAGAACCCCCTCCTcggcccctccgccgccac GCTGCAGAAGTACGGCGCCCTCGACTGGTACAAGGTCGTGCACGGGAGCCAGGCGTGGCGGCTGGAGTCGTGCACCTGGCTGCACGCCGGCCTCATCCACCTGCTCGCCAACATGATCAGCCTCATCTTCATCGGCGTCCGCCTCGAGCAGCAGTTCGGATTCT GGAAGGTCGGGCTGGTGTACCTCGTCTCGGGCTTCGGCGGGAGCGTGCTCTCGGTGCTCTTCATCAGGAAGGGCGTCTCCGTCGGCGCCTCCGGCGCGCTCTTCGGCCTCCTCGGAGCGATGCTGTCGGAGCTCATCACCAACTGGACCATCTACACCAACAGA TTTGCAGCCATGGTGAACCTGATCATCATCGCCGCCATCAACCTGGCGCTGGGCATCCTCCCCCACGTCGACAACTTCGCGCACATCGGCGGGTTCGCCACCGGCTTCCTCCTCGGGTTCGTGCTGCTGATCCAGCCCCAGTTCGGGTGGCTGGAGCAGCCCTTCGGGGCCAAGTCCAAGTCCAAGTACAAGGCGTATCAGATCATCCTCCTGCTGCTTGCGCTGGTCTTGTTGGCTGCAGG GTTTGCTGTTGGATTGGTCATGGTGTTCAGGGGAGAGAACGGCAACGATCACTGCAGCTGGTGCCACTACCTCACCTGCGTGCCGACGTCAAGCTGGAAGTGTGACAATTGA
- the LOC112900199 gene encoding probable methyltransferase PMT13 isoform X1, translating to MGLLSSLPPHRRGGVLSGGWQWSFLDVVWAVFLLAVVVFLALVFTPRRGGGDPLSVARSGGAAAVPPCAASEVDLLPCEDPRRSSRLSREMNYYRERHCPARGEAPACLVPPPSGYRVPVPWPESLHKIWHDNMPYGKIAERKGHQGWMKHEGAYFIFPGGGTMFPDGAEQYIEKLSQYVPLKTGVLRTGLDMGCGVASFGGFLLKENIMTLSFAPKDSHKSQIQFSLERGIPAFLLMLGTRRLPFPAQSFDFVHCSRCLIPFTAYNGSYLIEVDRLLRPGGYLIISGPPVRWKKQEKEWDELQVMAGALCYKLMTVDGNTAIWKKPAEASCLPNQNEFGLDLCSTNDDPDEAWYFKLKKCVGKVSMVEEIAIGSIPRWPDRLSKPSARASLINNGANLFEVDTQKWVRRVSYYKKSLGVKLGTTHIRNVMDMNAFLGGFAAAIVSDPVWVMNVVPARKPLTLGVIYDRGLIGVYHDWCEPFSTYPRTYDLIHADAIDSLINNPISGTSRCDLFDVMLEMDRILRPEGTAVIRGSPDVIDKAAQVAQSVRWNAQVHDSEPESGSTEKILVATKTFWKLPLTSQ from the exons ATGGGGCTCCTCAGCTCGCTGCCGCCGCACCGCCGGGGCGGCGTCCTCTCCGGCGGCTGGCAGTGGTCGTTCCTCGACGTCGTCTGGGCGGTCTTCCTCCTCGCCGTGGTCGTCTTCCTCGCGCTCGTCTTCACGCCGCGCCGCGGGGGCGGGGACCCGCTCTCCGTCGCCCGCTCCGGTGGCGCCGCGGCGGTGCCGCCGTGCGCCGCCTCGGAGGTCGACCTCCTCCCCTGCGAGGACCCGCGCCGAAGCTCCCGCCTCAGCCGCGAGATGAACTACTACCGCGAGCGCCACTGCCCCGCGCGTGGCGAGGCGCCCGCCTGCCTCGTCCCGCCGCCCAGCGGCTACCGCGTCCCCGTGCCCTGGCCCGAGAGCCTCCACAAG ATCTGGCATGACAACATGCCTTATGGTAAGATTGCTGAAAGAAAAGGTCATCAAGGGTGGATGAAGCATGAAGGTGCATACTTTATTTTTCCTGGTGGTGGGACTATGTTCCCTGATGGAGCTGAACAGTACATCGAAAAGCTTAGCCAGTATGTTCCACTGAAAACTGGTGTCCTCAGGACAGGTCTTGATATGGGATGTGGG GTTGCCAGCTTTGGAGGGTTTTTGCTTAAGGAGAATATCATGACACTTTCATTTGCACCAAAAGATTCTCATAAATCCCAAATACAATTTTCTTTGGAGAGAGGAATCCCAGCATTTCTTTTGATGTTGGGCACACGTCGTCTTCCATTTCCAGCACAGTCCTTTGATTTTGTCCATTGCTCCCGGTGTTTGATACCTTTTACTGCCTATA ATGGATCTTATTTGATTGAAGTTGACCGTTTACTTAGACCAGGGGGGTATCTAATCATATCGGGTCCCCCTGTGAGATGGAAGAAGCAGGAGAAGGAATGGGATGAACTTCAAGTAATGGCAGGAGCTTTGTGCTACAAATTGATGACTGTAGATGGTAATACTGCCATTTGGAAGAAACCCGCTGAGGCTTCATGTCTTCCTAACCAAAATGAATTTGGCCTAGATCTGTGTAGCACCAATGATGATCCAGATGAAGCATG GTACTTCAAGTTGAAGAAATGTGTCGGTAAAGTTTCTATGGTGGAAGAAATAGCTATTGGTTCCATTCCAAGGTGGCCAGATAGGCTATCTAAACCTTCTGCTAGGGCATCGCTTATCAACAATGGAGCAAACTTGTTTGAAGTAGATACTCAGAAGTGGGTGAGGAGAGTATCATATTATAAAAAATCACTTGGTGTCAAGCTTGGGACCACACACATACGCAATGTCATGGATATGAATGCGTTCCTCGGAGGTTTCGCAGCCGCTATAGTGTCTGATCCTGTATGGGTTATGAATGTTGTTCCTGCTCGAAAACCATTGACACTTGGAGTTATTTATGATAGGGGCCTTATTGGGGTTTATCACGACTG GTGTGAACCATTCTCAACATATCCTCGAACTTATGATCTCATTCATGCTGATGCAATCGACTCCTTGATAAACAATCCAATTTCAGGCACTAGCAG ATGTGATCTGTTTGATGTCATGTTGGAGATGGACCGCATACTGCGGCCAGAAGGAACTGCTGTTATCCGGGGCTCCCCAGATGTGATAGATAAGGCAGCACAGGTTGCTCAGTCAGTTCGGTGGAATGCCCAGGTGCATGACAGTGAACCAGAATCAGGTAGTACCGAGAAAATACTTGTGGCTACGAAAACATTTTGGAAGCTACCGCTAACATCACAATAG